A portion of the Pseudomonas protegens CHA0 genome contains these proteins:
- a CDS encoding ribonuclease E inhibitor RraB: protein MSTAVQEDISSSVLRRMKEGGFDFSRFHPIEFYAIFPDEERARRAAGHFRGESLNAQVSVRDDGAWYLELSKVMYATYGGIGDFEQDFEAVVEPLGGIIEGWGVKQEIRGRLV from the coding sequence ATGAGCACAGCCGTTCAAGAAGACATCAGCAGCAGTGTGCTGCGCCGCATGAAAGAAGGCGGTTTCGACTTTTCACGATTCCATCCCATCGAGTTCTACGCCATTTTTCCGGATGAGGAGCGGGCACGCAGGGCGGCAGGACATTTTCGCGGTGAATCCTTGAATGCCCAGGTCAGCGTGCGTGACGACGGCGCATGGTACCTGGAACTGAGCAAGGTGATGTACGCCACCTATGGCGGCATCGGGGATTTTGAACAGGACTTCGAGGCGGTGGTCGAGCCCCTGGGCGGCATCATTGAGGGCTGGGGAGTGAAACAGGAGATCCGTGGACGGCTGGTATAG
- a CDS encoding circularly permuted type 2 ATP-grasp protein, giving the protein MNHSAVDEMHGADGQVREHYREFARWLANTPDELLARRRREADLLFHRAGITFTLYGDEQGTERLIPFDTIPRIIPAREWRIIEQGCIQRVRALNLFLADLYHQQRIIRAGIIPAEQVLANQQYQLAMQGLDLHGDVYAHVCGVDLVRDGDGRYCVLEDNLRTPSGVSYMLEDRKMMMRLFPELFAAQRIAPIDHYPNLLLDTLKSSSPLDNPTVVVLTPGRFNSAFFEHAFLAREMGVELVEGADLFVRDDRVFMRTTAGPQAVDVIYRRLDDAFLDPLAFNPDSLLGVPGLLAAYRSGTVVLANAIGTGVADDKSVYPYVTEMIRFYLDEEPILQNVPTWQCRRPAELSHVLANLAQLVVKETQGSGGYGMLVGPAATAAQIEEFRVRIKARPEAYIAQPTLALSTCPTFVESGIAPRHIDLRPFVLSGGETRVVPGGLTRVALREGSLVVNSSQGGGTKDTWVVED; this is encoded by the coding sequence ATGAACCACAGCGCTGTTGATGAAATGCATGGGGCCGACGGCCAGGTTCGCGAGCATTACCGCGAGTTCGCCCGCTGGCTGGCCAATACCCCCGACGAACTCCTGGCCCGCCGCCGTCGTGAGGCCGACCTGCTGTTCCACCGTGCCGGCATCACCTTCACCCTGTACGGCGATGAGCAGGGCACCGAGCGGCTGATTCCCTTCGACACCATTCCCCGCATCATCCCGGCCCGGGAATGGCGGATTATCGAACAAGGGTGCATCCAGCGGGTACGGGCGCTGAACCTGTTTCTGGCCGATCTCTACCACCAGCAACGAATCATCCGCGCCGGGATCATTCCCGCCGAGCAGGTCCTGGCCAATCAGCAGTACCAGCTGGCCATGCAGGGCCTGGACCTGCACGGGGATGTCTATGCCCATGTCTGCGGAGTTGATCTGGTACGCGACGGCGACGGCCGCTACTGCGTGCTCGAGGACAACCTGCGCACCCCCAGCGGCGTCAGCTACATGCTCGAAGACCGCAAGATGATGATGCGCCTGTTTCCCGAGCTGTTCGCCGCCCAGCGCATCGCCCCCATCGACCATTACCCGAACCTGTTGCTCGATACCCTGAAAAGCTCCAGCCCCCTGGACAATCCGACGGTGGTGGTACTGACCCCGGGGCGCTTCAACAGCGCATTTTTCGAGCATGCGTTCCTGGCGCGGGAGATGGGGGTGGAGCTGGTGGAAGGTGCCGACCTGTTCGTGCGTGACGATCGGGTGTTCATGCGCACCACCGCCGGCCCGCAGGCCGTGGATGTGATCTACCGTCGCCTCGACGATGCCTTCCTCGACCCCCTGGCGTTCAACCCCGATTCCTTGCTCGGCGTGCCCGGCCTGTTGGCAGCCTACCGCTCGGGCACTGTGGTACTGGCCAACGCCATCGGCACCGGGGTGGCCGATGACAAGTCGGTGTACCCCTATGTCACCGAGATGATCCGTTTCTACCTGGACGAAGAGCCGATTCTGCAGAACGTGCCGACCTGGCAGTGCCGCCGGCCCGCTGAACTGTCCCACGTGCTGGCCAACCTGGCGCAACTGGTGGTCAAGGAAACCCAGGGTTCCGGCGGCTACGGCATGCTGGTGGGGCCGGCGGCCACGGCGGCGCAGATCGAGGAGTTCCGCGTACGGATCAAGGCCCGGCCCGAGGCGTACATCGCCCAACCGACCCTGGCGCTGTCCACCTGCCCGACCTTTGTCGAAAGCGGCATCGCCCCGCGGCATATCGATCTGCGGCCCTTTGTCCTTTCTGGTGGTGAAACCCGTGTGGTGCCCGGTGGTCTTACCCGTGTGGCCCTGCGTGAAGGTTCGTTGGTGGTGAATTCCTCACAGGGCGGCGGGACCAAGGACACTTGGGTGGTCGAGGACTAA
- a CDS encoding alpha-E domain-containing protein — MLSRTASDLYWMSRYLERAENLARMLDVSYSLSLMPQDGRGDGLHELAMPLLITGTLEDYHARHQALHAEQLLQFFALDPANPASIYSCLGSARACAHAVRGRITADMWENVNATWLDIHQIASQGLSAYGMNRFCEWIKERSHLFRGASYGTIMRNDAFRFIRLGTFIERADNTLRLLDARYEMAGDQADAVCDGTAHAYYQWSALLRALSSFEAYTEVYREAPGARHVAELLLLRADVPRSLRACTEEIDQILASLPGDNGRPAQRLAAQMDARLRYIGIDQILDEGLHAWLTDFIPLVRQLGNAIHRSYLEAA, encoded by the coding sequence ATGTTGAGTCGAACCGCTTCGGACCTGTACTGGATGTCACGCTACCTGGAGCGCGCGGAAAACCTGGCGCGGATGCTCGATGTCAGCTATTCCCTGTCGCTGATGCCCCAGGACGGGCGCGGCGATGGCCTGCACGAGCTGGCCATGCCACTGCTGATCACCGGCACCCTGGAGGATTACCACGCCCGCCACCAGGCCTTGCACGCCGAGCAGCTATTGCAGTTCTTCGCCCTGGACCCGGCCAACCCCGCCAGTATCTACAGTTGCCTGGGATCGGCCCGGGCCTGCGCCCATGCCGTGCGCGGGCGGATCACCGCCGACATGTGGGAAAACGTCAATGCCACCTGGCTGGACATCCACCAGATCGCCAGCCAGGGCCTCAGTGCCTATGGCATGAACCGCTTCTGCGAATGGATCAAGGAGCGCTCCCATCTGTTTCGTGGCGCCTCCTACGGCACCATCATGCGCAACGACGCCTTTCGCTTTATCCGCCTGGGAACCTTCATCGAGCGCGCCGACAACACCCTGCGCCTGCTGGACGCACGCTACGAGATGGCCGGCGACCAGGCCGATGCGGTGTGCGACGGCACCGCCCATGCCTATTACCAGTGGAGTGCGTTGCTGCGGGCCTTGTCTTCCTTCGAGGCCTACACCGAGGTCTATCGCGAGGCCCCCGGCGCCCGGCATGTGGCCGAGCTGCTGTTGTTGCGCGCCGACGTGCCGCGCTCGCTGCGGGCCTGTACCGAGGAAATCGACCAGATCCTCGCCAGCCTGCCCGGCGACAACGGGCGCCCGGCCCAGCGTCTGGCGGCACAGATGGATGCACGCCTGCGCTACATCGGTATCGATCAGATTCTCGACGAAGGCCTGCACGCCTGGCTGACCGACTTCATCCCCCTGGTGCGCCAGTTGGGCAACGCGATTCACCGCTCTTATCTGGAGGCGGCATGA
- a CDS encoding transglutaminase family protein produces MRLSVSHETAYRYADPVGASIQYLRLTPHDSERQQVLCWQLDLPRPVRAQRDPFGNILHVLTLDEPHEAVIIGARGQVDIDELREAEHECQSPLPFLRFTSLTEVDAQLREFADRQCARRRDRTGLIDLMHGLHQLMAYTPGATGVTTSAAQAFARRAGVCQDHTHAFLACARSLGVPARFVSGYLYREDSGQLLGHAWAEAWLEGAWYSFDVTHQLARPERHLKLAVGLDYLDACPVRGMRRGAAGEQMHARVLQQ; encoded by the coding sequence ATGAGACTGTCCGTGAGCCATGAAACCGCCTATCGCTACGCCGATCCGGTAGGCGCCAGCATCCAGTACCTGCGCCTGACACCCCACGACAGCGAGCGCCAGCAAGTGCTCTGCTGGCAGCTGGATCTGCCACGACCGGTGCGTGCGCAACGGGACCCCTTCGGCAACATCCTGCACGTACTGACCCTGGACGAGCCCCACGAAGCAGTGATCATCGGCGCCCGTGGCCAAGTGGATATCGATGAGCTGCGCGAGGCCGAGCATGAATGCCAGTCGCCCTTGCCGTTCCTGCGTTTCACCAGTCTGACCGAGGTGGATGCGCAGCTGCGCGAGTTCGCCGACCGGCAATGCGCAAGGCGGCGTGATCGCACAGGGTTGATCGACCTGATGCATGGGCTGCACCAGCTCATGGCCTACACGCCTGGGGCAACGGGCGTGACCACCAGCGCGGCGCAGGCTTTCGCCAGGCGCGCCGGGGTCTGCCAGGACCACACCCACGCCTTCCTTGCCTGTGCCCGTAGCCTGGGCGTTCCGGCACGCTTTGTTTCCGGTTATCTGTACCGCGAGGACAGCGGGCAATTACTTGGCCACGCCTGGGCCGAAGCCTGGCTGGAAGGTGCCTGGTACAGCTTCGATGTGACCCACCAACTGGCGCGGCCCGAGCGCCACCTCAAGCTGGCGGTGGGCCTGGACTACCTGGATGCCTGCCCGGTACGCGGCATGCGCCGGGGCGCCGCCGGTGAGCAGATGCACGCCAGGGTGCTCCAGCAGTAA
- a CDS encoding c-type cytochrome encodes MKVFLLGAALLLSSPLHAAQLLIDLGSASYTWQTEELLRHPQAQTITIKDDVSYKRDMQYRAVPMASLLKGLKAEDHLQAVALDGFAAELSAAPLLERQGAQAWLAVEDPSRPWPALAADKPSAGPFYLVWTDPAAGHISPEQWPFQVARIQRLEPVAQRFPALLPDPQLAATDPINQGFALFQKNCLACHRLNGAGDSQFGPDLNIPYSPTEYFSGDFLKRYIRDPQNMRRWPQAKMPGFNNNVLPDQELDLLLGYLRHMAGRKQVP; translated from the coding sequence TTGAAAGTATTCCTCCTTGGCGCTGCCCTGCTGCTGAGCAGCCCGCTGCACGCCGCGCAACTGCTGATCGACCTGGGCTCCGCCAGCTACACCTGGCAGACCGAAGAACTGCTAAGGCACCCCCAGGCCCAGACCATTACCATCAAGGACGATGTGTCCTACAAGCGCGACATGCAGTACCGTGCCGTGCCCATGGCGAGCCTGCTCAAGGGCCTGAAGGCCGAAGACCATCTTCAAGCCGTGGCCCTGGACGGCTTTGCCGCGGAGCTCAGCGCCGCGCCGCTGCTTGAACGTCAGGGCGCCCAGGCCTGGCTGGCCGTGGAGGACCCGAGCCGGCCCTGGCCTGCGCTGGCTGCCGACAAACCCAGCGCCGGGCCTTTCTATCTGGTGTGGACCGACCCTGCCGCCGGGCATATCAGCCCGGAGCAATGGCCGTTCCAGGTGGCGCGCATCCAGCGCCTGGAGCCAGTGGCGCAGCGCTTCCCGGCCCTGCTTCCGGATCCGCAGTTGGCGGCCACTGATCCAATCAACCAGGGCTTTGCCCTGTTCCAGAAAAACTGCCTGGCCTGCCACCGGCTCAACGGTGCCGGCGATTCACAATTCGGTCCGGACCTGAATATCCCCTACAGCCCCACCGAGTACTTCAGCGGCGATTTCCTCAAGCGCTATATCCGCGATCCGCAAAACATGAGGCGCTGGCCCCAGGCGAAGATGCCCGGGTTCAACAACAACGTGCTGCCGGATCAGGAGCTGGACCTGCTGCTGGGGTATCTCAGGCACATGGCGGGGCGCAAGCAGGTTCCCTGA
- a CDS encoding rhodanese-like domain-containing protein, with amino-acid sequence MRHWIALATLLSAFHAHAGIIDVNRAVDEINDGALILDLRNESDFAAGNVHNSLQVNLELEDGTGISAEGLAYQLRKVVLDPNATVVIYSDTNQHALEAEDTLVKHGYFGIVNGGNYEELRDALFDHVSRPDDVLPGDEPTDDDPTAIN; translated from the coding sequence ATGCGCCATTGGATTGCACTCGCCACACTCCTGAGCGCCTTTCACGCTCACGCCGGAATCATCGACGTCAACCGCGCGGTGGACGAAATCAATGATGGGGCGTTGATCCTCGATCTGCGCAACGAGAGCGACTTTGCCGCCGGCAATGTGCACAACTCGCTGCAGGTCAATCTCGAACTGGAGGACGGCACCGGCATCAGCGCCGAGGGCCTGGCCTACCAGTTGCGCAAAGTGGTGCTGGACCCCAACGCCACCGTGGTGATCTACAGCGACACCAACCAGCACGCCCTTGAAGCCGAAGACACGCTGGTCAAGCACGGCTATTTCGGTATCGTGAACGGCGGCAACTACGAAGAACTCCGGGACGCCCTGTTCGACCATGTGTCGCGACCAGACGACGTGCTTCCCGGCGACGAACCCACTGACGACGACCCGACGGCCATCAATTGA
- a CDS encoding acetyl-CoA C-acetyltransferase, protein MTQALIFDALRTPRGKGKADGALHSVKPVNLTAGLLRALQQRCELDTSQVDDVVLGCVTPIGDQGADIAKTAVQAADWDVSVAGVQINRFCASGLEAVNLGAMKVRSGFEELVVVGGVESMSRVPMGSDGGAWVLDPETNLHSHFTPQGIGADLIATLEGFSREDVDRFALHSQQKAARARAGGAFAKSLVPVQDQNGIVLLDHDEFIRADSTLEGLGKLKPSFEMMGQMGFDATALRVYSHVERIDHVHTPGNSSGIVDGAALMLIGSEAKGRELGLKPRARIVATAVTSTDPTIMLTGPAPATRKALAKAGLRVEDIDLFEVNEAFASVVLKFIKDMAIDPAKVNVNGGSIAMGHPLGATGCAILGTLLDELETRRQRYGLATLCVGGGMGIATIIERL, encoded by the coding sequence ATGACCCAAGCTTTGATATTCGATGCGTTACGCACGCCCCGTGGCAAAGGCAAGGCCGATGGCGCCTTGCACAGCGTGAAACCGGTGAACCTGACCGCGGGCCTGTTGCGGGCCCTGCAGCAGCGCTGCGAGCTGGACACCAGCCAGGTGGACGACGTGGTCCTGGGCTGTGTGACGCCCATCGGTGATCAGGGCGCCGATATCGCCAAGACCGCGGTCCAGGCTGCGGATTGGGACGTAAGCGTGGCCGGGGTGCAGATCAATCGCTTCTGCGCTTCCGGGTTGGAAGCGGTCAACCTGGGGGCGATGAAGGTGCGTTCCGGGTTCGAGGAACTGGTGGTGGTTGGCGGCGTCGAGTCCATGTCGCGGGTGCCCATGGGCAGCGACGGCGGGGCCTGGGTGCTGGACCCGGAGACCAACCTGCACAGCCATTTCACCCCCCAGGGGATTGGCGCCGACCTGATCGCGACCCTGGAAGGCTTCTCCCGGGAGGACGTCGACCGCTTTGCCCTGCACTCCCAGCAGAAGGCCGCCCGCGCCCGGGCTGGCGGGGCCTTTGCCAAATCCCTGGTGCCGGTGCAGGACCAGAACGGCATCGTGCTGCTGGACCATGACGAGTTCATTCGCGCCGATTCGACCCTGGAGGGCCTGGGCAAGCTCAAGCCGAGTTTCGAGATGATGGGGCAGATGGGCTTCGATGCCACGGCGCTACGGGTCTACAGCCATGTGGAGCGGATCGACCATGTGCACACCCCCGGCAACAGCTCGGGCATCGTCGACGGCGCGGCGCTGATGCTGATCGGCTCCGAAGCCAAGGGCCGCGAGCTGGGGCTCAAGCCCCGGGCGCGGATCGTGGCCACGGCGGTCACCAGCACCGACCCCACCATCATGCTCACCGGCCCGGCGCCGGCCACCCGCAAGGCCCTGGCCAAGGCCGGGCTGCGGGTCGAGGACATCGACCTGTTCGAAGTCAATGAAGCCTTCGCCTCGGTGGTGCTCAAGTTCATCAAGGACATGGCCATCGACCCGGCCAAGGTCAATGTCAACGGCGGCTCCATCGCCATGGGCCACCCGCTGGGGGCCACCGGCTGCGCGATCCTCGGCACCTTGCTCGATGAGTTGGAAACCCGGCGCCAGCGCTATGGCCTGGCGACCCTCTGTGTCGGCGGCGGCATGGGTATCGCCACCATCATTGAACGCCTCTGA